A genomic segment from Garra rufa chromosome 5, GarRuf1.0, whole genome shotgun sequence encodes:
- the arsk gene encoding arylsulfatase K produces the protein MLTFRVLLVLILHMNAHCMYLNWTSHDRPNIVMLMSDAFDGRLTFSPGNKVVQLPYINYMREMGAVFLNSYTNSPICCPSRAAMWSGQFVHLTQAWNNYKCLNANATTWMDHLGKSGYHTHSMGKLDYTSGHHSVSNRVEAWTRDVPFLLRQEGRPVTDQVGDTSTKRVMTKDWNITDAAVQWIRNTAVSLTQPFALYVGLNLPHPYRTDSLGPTAGGSTFRTSPYWLNKAEYLAGVPQPGGLSGHSLIPLVSGVRVRSAEPHPSWVFSEYHGCNANASTYMLRIGEWKYITYADGLTVPPQLFNLSKDESELRNVASHFPDVCQDLDKLLRTIVDYPNVSQAVHRYNRQQFLEWKQSLGDSYSQVIANLRWHIDWQKDAKSYERDIEEWLLELD, from the exons ATGCTGACTTTCCGTGTGTTATTGGTGTTGATTCTTCATATGAACGCGCACTGCATGTATCTGAACTGGACATCACATGACAGACCAAACATAGTCATGCTCATGTCTGATGCTTTC gatggcAGGTTGACTTTTTCTCCAGGCAATAAAGTCGTACAGCTTCCCTACATCAACTATATGAGGGAAATGGGTGCTGTTTTTCTCAACTCATACACTAATTCACCCATCTGCTGTCCTTCTAGAGCAG CTATGTGGAGTGGCCAGTTTGTTCATTTGACTCAGGCCTGGAACAACTATAAATGTCTTAATGCCAATGCCACCACATGGATGGACCACTTAGGAAAGAGTGGGTACCACACTCATAGCATGGGGAAACTAGACTACACGTCAGGACATCACTCTGTCAG TAATCGAGTGGAGGCTTGGACCAGAGATGTTCCATTCCTGCTGAGACAAGAGGGCCGTCCGGTTACAGATCAGGTGGGTGATACATCCACAAAGAGAGTGATGACTAAAGACTGGAACATCACTGATGCTGCGGTCCAGTGGATCCGAAACACTGCTGTATCTCTCACTCAGCCATTTGCCCTATATGTGGGGCTGAATCTCCCCCACCCGTACCGCACAGACTCTCTGGGACCCACAGCTGGCGGTTCCACCTTCCGCACTTCCCCATATTGGCTAAACAAG GCAGAAT ATCTTGCTGGTGTTCCACAGCCAGGGGGTCTCAGTGGTCACTCACTGATCCCTCTGGTTTCTGGAGTCAGAGTTCGGTCAGCGGAGCCTCATCCCAGCTGGGTGTTCAGTGAATATCATGGTTGCAATGCGAACGCCTCCACGTATATGCTGCGGATAGGCGAGTGGAAGTACATCACATATGCAGATGGCTTGACCGTTCCCCCACAACTCTTCA ACTTGTCCAAAGATGAATCAGAattgagaaatgttgcatcacaTTTTCCAGATGTATGTCAGGACTTGGATAAGCTGTTACGCACAATTGTGGACTACCCCAATGTCTCCCAAGCTGTTCACCGCTACAATAGGCAACAGTTTCTGGAATGGAAGCAAAGCCTAGGAGACAGTTACTCCCAAGTCATAGCCAACCTGCGATGGCATATTGACTGGCAAAAGGATGCCAAGTCCTATGAGAGAGACATTGAAGAATGGCTATTAGAATTGGATTGA